Proteins from a genomic interval of Psychrobacter fulvigenes:
- a CDS encoding NCS2 family permease, whose protein sequence is MNAIERYFGINGENTTIKTEILAGITTFLTMAYIIFVNPSILAEAGMDKGAVFVATCLAAAVGCFIMGIYARLPVALAPGMGLNAFFTYGVVLGMGYTWQTALGAVFLSGCLFILLSLFKIREWIINAIPLSLKQGIVAGIGAFLAFIALQSSGIIVGQDATLVTLGDMRSFSPMMAALGFFVIIGLVYKKVPGAVTIGILLITVISLLTGHTEFAGIMSAPPSIAPTLMQLDIAGAFDVAMISVIFAFLFVDLFDTTGSLVGIANKAGLIDKDGNIPNMDKALLADSTATVAGAMLGTSSTTSYIESASGVASGGRTGLMAVTVGVLFVLSIFFAPLAGMIPAYATAGAIFYVSVLMLFTLKDINWEDLTESAPVAVVLLLTPLTYSIADGIALGFITYTAVKLMTGKFSDITIPVWVLTFVLLAKIVLL, encoded by the coding sequence ATGAATGCAATTGAACGTTATTTTGGGATCAACGGTGAAAACACCACGATCAAAACGGAAATCCTAGCCGGTATTACCACCTTCTTGACGATGGCTTATATCATCTTTGTCAACCCTAGCATATTAGCAGAGGCGGGTATGGACAAGGGCGCGGTATTCGTCGCGACTTGTCTTGCCGCTGCGGTAGGCTGTTTTATCATGGGTATTTATGCCCGCTTGCCAGTGGCCTTGGCACCAGGTATGGGGCTTAATGCCTTCTTCACTTATGGTGTGGTCTTGGGTATGGGCTATACTTGGCAGACAGCACTGGGCGCTGTGTTTTTATCCGGTTGTCTATTTATCCTGTTAAGTTTATTTAAGATTCGCGAATGGATCATCAATGCCATTCCGTTAAGCTTGAAGCAAGGTATCGTCGCTGGTATTGGGGCGTTTTTGGCGTTTATTGCCCTTCAAAGCTCGGGCATTATTGTTGGGCAAGATGCAACGCTAGTGACGCTGGGCGATATGAGGTCATTCTCGCCAATGATGGCGGCCTTAGGCTTCTTTGTCATTATAGGACTGGTGTACAAAAAAGTACCAGGAGCTGTGACCATAGGCATCTTACTGATTACCGTCATCAGCTTGCTGACAGGTCATACTGAGTTTGCAGGCATCATGTCAGCGCCGCCCTCCATCGCGCCTACGCTCATGCAGCTTGATATTGCAGGTGCCTTTGACGTGGCGATGATCAGTGTGATTTTTGCTTTCTTATTCGTAGATTTATTCGATACCACAGGCAGTTTGGTTGGTATCGCCAACAAAGCGGGTCTCATTGACAAAGACGGCAATATCCCAAATATGGATAAGGCGTTATTGGCGGATTCAACAGCGACCGTTGCAGGCGCTATGCTCGGTACGTCATCAACCACCAGCTATATCGAAAGTGCCTCAGGGGTTGCTTCAGGTGGCCGTACTGGTTTGATGGCTGTGACCGTTGGTGTGCTTTTTGTGCTTAGTATTTTCTTTGCACCGCTGGCAGGTATGATTCCAGCCTATGCAACCGCTGGCGCAATCTTCTATGTTTCAGTATTAATGTTATTTACTCTAAAAGACATCAATTGGGAAGACTTAACAGAATCAGCCCCTGTCGCGGTTGTATTACTGCTCACGCCGCTCACTTACTCAATTGCTGATGGTATCGCTCTTGGGTTTATTACTTATACTGCCGTCAAGCTGATGACAGGCAAGTTCTCTGACATCACCATCCCAGTCTGGGTGCTTACATTTGTACTACTGGCAAAGATTGTACTGTTATAA
- the tolQ gene encoding protein TolQ — protein MPESLNIIDLITQASLLVQIVMALLLLASLVSWVIIFRLSARLGTAKNFDEQFETWFWSGEDLAKLYQGVQGSPERQGLEQIFYVGFSEYLRMHKKRQPKDDIIDGVERKLRVGLGRQQQLLESGIATLASIGSVAPYVGLFGTVWGIMNAFLGLSQTEQATLASVAPGIAEALIATAMGLFAAIPAVLAYNHFTAKSSRLYESRALFCDEMTGMLQRETSSQNTMERETAIAEGRATVAQVKGL, from the coding sequence ATGCCTGAATCATTAAATATTATAGATCTTATTACCCAAGCTAGCCTGTTGGTACAGATTGTGATGGCGCTGTTGTTACTGGCTTCTTTGGTCAGCTGGGTGATTATATTTCGCTTGAGTGCGCGTCTCGGCACCGCCAAAAACTTCGATGAGCAGTTTGAGACTTGGTTTTGGTCAGGTGAGGATTTAGCCAAGCTTTATCAAGGCGTTCAAGGCTCACCTGAGCGCCAAGGGCTTGAGCAAATTTTTTATGTCGGGTTTTCTGAATACTTAAGAATGCATAAAAAACGCCAACCCAAAGATGACATTATTGATGGTGTTGAGCGTAAGCTGCGTGTTGGACTCGGTCGTCAGCAGCAGCTACTTGAGTCAGGTATAGCGACGCTCGCCAGTATCGGGTCGGTTGCGCCTTACGTCGGTTTGTTTGGCACGGTCTGGGGTATTATGAACGCCTTTTTAGGTCTATCGCAGACAGAGCAAGCAACCCTCGCCTCTGTCGCTCCAGGTATCGCTGAAGCTTTGATTGCAACTGCGATGGGGCTATTCGCTGCCATCCCTGCAGTGCTGGCTTATAACCACTTTACCGCCAAGTCAAGTCGACTCTATGAGTCACGCGCTTTGTTTTGCGATGAGATGACCGGTATGCTACAGCGCGAAACCAGCAGCCAAAATACGATGGAGAGAGAAACTGCCATTGCTGAAGGCAGAGCCACTGTCGCTCAGGTGAAAGGCCTATGA
- the tolR gene encoding protein TolR has protein sequence MRHSPYRREKKALNAEMNVVPYIDVMLVLLVIFMVTVPMLTTGVDVDLPKEQTNAMSQNQLPVIISLTSSGEIFISYENNIDMPISEPELISTLSNLQMQNNNAGEPPIQVMINADQNNQYGAIMALMANLQQAGIQKVGLLTGSPLPTPQLQ, from the coding sequence ATGAGACACAGTCCCTATCGCCGTGAAAAAAAAGCGCTCAATGCTGAAATGAACGTCGTTCCTTATATCGACGTCATGTTAGTGCTATTGGTGATATTTATGGTGACCGTGCCGATGCTGACCACAGGGGTCGATGTCGACTTGCCCAAAGAGCAGACCAATGCCATGAGCCAAAACCAACTGCCTGTCATCATCTCCTTAACAAGCAGCGGCGAGATCTTTATCAGCTATGAAAACAATATCGATATGCCCATCAGTGAGCCTGAGCTGATTAGTACTTTATCGAATTTACAGATGCAAAATAACAATGCTGGCGAGCCACCCATACAAGTGATGATCAATGCTGATCAAAACAACCAATACGGTGCCATCATGGCATTAATGGCAAACTTGCAGCAAGCAGGTATTCAAAAGGTAGGCTTATTAACTGGCTCACCACTGCCAACACCTCAGCTACAATAA